A single Elaeis guineensis isolate ETL-2024a chromosome 15, EG11, whole genome shotgun sequence DNA region contains:
- the LOC105058241 gene encoding abscisic acid 8'-hydroxylase 3 isoform X1, translated as MLSPNSRIPPPPPPTDQLPPAILVFIIGMETGYSLIYTVLLLALVSHLLMRRQHRRKTQGKVKLPPGSMGWPYIGETLHLYSQDPNVFFATKQKRYGEIFKTHLLGCPCVMLASPEAARFVLVTQAHLFKPTYPRSKEWMIGPWALFFHQGDYHMRLRRLVQSSLAPDTLRGLVPDIEAIVISMLDPWDGRVINTFHEMKKFSFDVGILTVFGGRLEERYKQELKRNYFIIDKGYNSFPTNIPGTLFHKAIQARTRLRKKLSEIMNERRKKAGVEKDLLGCLMNSPEHLSADQISDNIIGVLFAAQDTTASVLTWILKYIQDNPELLEAVKEEQMRIHETNGYGSQPLTWTQTRSMVLTHRVILESLRMASIISFTFREAVADVEYKGYLIPKGWKVMPLFRNIHHNPELFHDPQKFDPSRFKTPPKPNTFLPFGNGVHACPGNELAKLEMFVLIHHLVTKYRWEVVGSQSEIEYGPFPVPKHGLPAKFWRASTTTTTTTSSSNSGGGAQR; from the exons ATGCTTTCTCCAAATTCCCGCATCCCACCCCCTCCTCCTCCCACAGACCAACTCCCACCAGCCATCCTGGTTTTTATCATAGGGATGGAAACGGGTTATAGCCTAATCTACACCGTCCTCCTCCTGGCCCTTGTCTCCCATCTCCTGATGAGAAGGCAGCACAGGAGAAAAACCCAAGGAAAAGTGAAACTTCCACCCGGTTCAATGGGATGGCCTTACATAGGAGAGACCCTTCATCTCTACTCCCAAGACCCTAACGTCTTCTTTGCCACAAAACAGAAAAG GTACGGGGAAATCTTCAAGACCCATCTTCTGGGCTGCCCCTGCGTGATGCTGGCCAGCCCGGAGGCCGCCAGGTTCGTGCTGGTGACCCAAGCCCATCTCTTCAAGCCCACGTACCCTCGCAGCAAGGAGTGGATGATCGGCCCGTGGGCCTTGTTCTTCCACCAGGGAGACTACCACATGCGGCTGCGGAGGCTGGTGCAGAGTTCCCTGGCGCCGGACACCCTCCGCGGCCTCGTCCCGGACATCGAAGCCATCGTCATCTCCATGCTCGACCCATGGGATGGCCGTGTGATCAATACGTTCCATGAGATGAAGAAG TTCTCCTTTGATGTGGGTATCCTCACAGTCTTTGGTGGCCGACTGGAAGAACGCTACAAACAGGAGTTAAAGAGAAACTACTTCATCATCGACAAGGGCTACAATTCTTTCCCCACCAACATTCCAGGAACTCTATTCCACAAAGCAATTCAA GCGAGGACACGGCTACGTAAGAAACTGAGTGAGATCATGAATGAGAGGAGAAAGAAGGCAGGGGTGGAGAAGGATCTTTTAGGCTGCCTCATGAACTCACCGGAGCATTTAAGCGCTGATCAGATCTCCGACAACATCATCGGTGTACTCTTCGCTGCACAGGACACCACTGCCAGCGTCCTCACCTGGATCCTGAAGTACATCCAAGACAACCCGGAGCTTCTTGAAGCTGTGAAG GAGGAGCAGATGCGCATACACGAGACCAATGGGTATGGAAGCCAACCCTTGACATGGACCCAAACGAGAAGCATGGTCCTCACTCATAGG GTTATATTGGAGAGTTTAAGAATGGCTAGTATCATTTCCTTCACGTTTAGGGAGGCCGTGGCTGATGTGGAGTACAAAG GGTACCTTATTCCCAAGGGATGGAAGGTGATGCCTTTATTCAGGAATATACACCATAACCCTGAATTATTCCATGATCCACAAAAGTTCGACCCTTCTAGATTCAAG ACTCCCCCCAAGCCCAATACCTTTCTGCCATTTGGAAACGGCGTTCACGCGTGTCCTGGCAATGAGCTTGCCAAGCTTGAAATGTTTGTCTTGATCCACCATCTGGTGACCAAATACAG GTGGGAAGTGGTGGGATCCCAAAGCGAGATTGAGTATGGCCCATTCCCAGTCCCCAAGCACGGTTTACCAGCCAAGTTTTGGAGAGcttccaccaccaccaccaccaccaccagcaGTAGCAACAGCGGTGGCGGCGCCCAACGATGA
- the LOC105058241 gene encoding abscisic acid 8'-hydroxylase 3 isoform X2, whose amino-acid sequence MLSPNSRIPPPPPPTDQLPPAILVFIIGMETGYSLIYTVLLLALVSHLLMRRQHRRKTQGKVKLPPGSMGWPYIGETLHLYSQDPNVFFATKQKRYGEIFKTHLLGCPCVMLASPEAARFVLVTQAHLFKPTYPRSKEWMIGPWALFFHQGDYHMRLRRLVQSSLAPDTLRGLVPDIEAIVISMLDPWDGRVINTFHEMKKFSFDVGILTVFGGRLEERYKQELKRNYFIIDKGYNSFPTNIPGTLFHKAIQARTRLRKKLSEIMNERRKKAGVEKDLLGCLMNSPEHLSADQISDNIIGVLFAAQDTTASVLTWILKYIQDNPELLEAVKEEQMRIHETNGYGSQPLTWTQTRSMVLTHRVILESLRMASIISFTFREAVADVEYKGYLIPKGWKVMPLFRNIHHNPELFHDPQKFDPSRFKVGSGGIPKRD is encoded by the exons ATGCTTTCTCCAAATTCCCGCATCCCACCCCCTCCTCCTCCCACAGACCAACTCCCACCAGCCATCCTGGTTTTTATCATAGGGATGGAAACGGGTTATAGCCTAATCTACACCGTCCTCCTCCTGGCCCTTGTCTCCCATCTCCTGATGAGAAGGCAGCACAGGAGAAAAACCCAAGGAAAAGTGAAACTTCCACCCGGTTCAATGGGATGGCCTTACATAGGAGAGACCCTTCATCTCTACTCCCAAGACCCTAACGTCTTCTTTGCCACAAAACAGAAAAG GTACGGGGAAATCTTCAAGACCCATCTTCTGGGCTGCCCCTGCGTGATGCTGGCCAGCCCGGAGGCCGCCAGGTTCGTGCTGGTGACCCAAGCCCATCTCTTCAAGCCCACGTACCCTCGCAGCAAGGAGTGGATGATCGGCCCGTGGGCCTTGTTCTTCCACCAGGGAGACTACCACATGCGGCTGCGGAGGCTGGTGCAGAGTTCCCTGGCGCCGGACACCCTCCGCGGCCTCGTCCCGGACATCGAAGCCATCGTCATCTCCATGCTCGACCCATGGGATGGCCGTGTGATCAATACGTTCCATGAGATGAAGAAG TTCTCCTTTGATGTGGGTATCCTCACAGTCTTTGGTGGCCGACTGGAAGAACGCTACAAACAGGAGTTAAAGAGAAACTACTTCATCATCGACAAGGGCTACAATTCTTTCCCCACCAACATTCCAGGAACTCTATTCCACAAAGCAATTCAA GCGAGGACACGGCTACGTAAGAAACTGAGTGAGATCATGAATGAGAGGAGAAAGAAGGCAGGGGTGGAGAAGGATCTTTTAGGCTGCCTCATGAACTCACCGGAGCATTTAAGCGCTGATCAGATCTCCGACAACATCATCGGTGTACTCTTCGCTGCACAGGACACCACTGCCAGCGTCCTCACCTGGATCCTGAAGTACATCCAAGACAACCCGGAGCTTCTTGAAGCTGTGAAG GAGGAGCAGATGCGCATACACGAGACCAATGGGTATGGAAGCCAACCCTTGACATGGACCCAAACGAGAAGCATGGTCCTCACTCATAGG GTTATATTGGAGAGTTTAAGAATGGCTAGTATCATTTCCTTCACGTTTAGGGAGGCCGTGGCTGATGTGGAGTACAAAG GGTACCTTATTCCCAAGGGATGGAAGGTGATGCCTTTATTCAGGAATATACACCATAACCCTGAATTATTCCATGATCCACAAAAGTTCGACCCTTCTAGATTCAAG GTGGGAAGTGGTGGGATCCCAAAGCGAGATTGA